In Phaeobacter gallaeciensis DSM 26640, a genomic segment contains:
- a CDS encoding coiled-coil domain-containing protein — translation MAIEVGALRASASLDAASFDTGAKKARAALKMLGGGFEETSRDAVRSAEAMARAYDIGFEKTATAAQKQLDALLGVDKASRTASASAKAWVGQLDRQSQAYDRLKASIDPAYAATRQLDAATETLNATHRAGLISDKERASTLQMLKDQMQGIGGASARAGKGMSKFGLVANQVGFQIQDVFVSGPMIGWFRAISQQAPQAAGAFSMLGGSIGTILPWLGTAVAVGGALVPILFDLGSASLSLEERSKLNTQALDNLVGALDDYSRYADGARASTMDLVEEFGAFAQDVKETYEYLSGVSVRRALDALQTDNFDLFVDLGEASSAISAMEDALDALERNTAMKATSEQIQTFRENFENLEDDAYAASQAVGLLPEQVTLIKKGFDELRGAQSLEDIQREAKDALDVIREFYPEGQKLPSALADAVVQLEAIITSSSRSVANTEEATSQAYIWAGAMAGVNAEIQAIMSSLSAIGGGLISNAAKQAEVDALKAGKSIRGAAIEAERFRKELEFDARREGATWLERQAIDAEQYQFEHGIALDAVLDKEREAARSRERNLKKTGSASRKATNQLKKEADAVRASLDPMAAYNHELAELAKLQGLLSKDEMAKAVANLNVELADSLPLVGDLTDTLTEGLFNGFEGTLKDIGQTFKNWLIQMISTAAKNRIMLSLGFGGSLAGTAASAAGGLGGGSGILGGGGGGLINIGANLLGGGQIAQGIMSGLGGVFTGGGLTSSFANLGGLVSGASSGLGAFGAALPALGIIAGGIAILSKGLSREYDGRAVRGSLGPDGFDGFEFDFWDGGFLRGDKQVNHTARPEIQNMLDDGALAVRSSVEEMAAALGLASTAIDDFTADGFTIWLTGPNAGSEEQIAKAFEDQLTRLGDGMADLVLETEDYAKAGEGAYDTLTRLGGSLITANEGFGLLNQSLFEGSLKAAESASALMDAFGGVEQFTVSVGSYFELMFTDVERLAKQQQYAQEALDEAAEKLNLTLPTTHEAFRNLVAGLDRTTEEGREAYVTLIGLSDEFSVVHGTAQQAADALNGVGDALSQAEAEARRLKEQNIRDALAELTGAIKEAVDEMQDRLGIISDRLKLRLKRLQISVGAERDSITASHTALMDQLEGRLGTLEGAAEKSRQLFETLDDAIRDRRRIDVEGREVERRRALMYVQNGGSDPERLSDALSVLGEDNSADFSNYADYLADYYRTSNIVSERGDAAQTEMTAADMAVSALEQQITLAQSQHEAEMQRLDQILAEGQRTYELAMGEYIAAINVENAVTQLNHTAERYTLVSERIETRMEELETIRLNMEQMVAATLDPSAGLPSISEGVFNVVGAVNALGGSIGQMAAGVAAVASAQKEANRIAQIKALERTQIVNSRPGAARAAGENGTIGGALEAVGEIRAMREEMAGYLGPISKATGATERSLKRVERDGLATKGAA, via the coding sequence ATGGCCATTGAAGTTGGGGCGCTGCGGGCGTCTGCATCGCTGGACGCTGCATCGTTCGATACGGGTGCGAAGAAAGCGCGAGCAGCTCTCAAAATGTTGGGGGGCGGGTTTGAAGAAACCTCTCGCGATGCTGTGCGATCAGCTGAGGCGATGGCGCGGGCATATGACATTGGATTTGAAAAAACTGCCACCGCAGCGCAGAAGCAACTTGATGCCCTTCTTGGTGTTGACAAGGCATCGAGGACAGCCTCTGCATCTGCAAAAGCGTGGGTTGGCCAGTTGGATCGGCAATCGCAAGCTTATGACCGATTGAAAGCATCTATTGACCCAGCTTATGCGGCCACCAGGCAGCTTGATGCCGCCACTGAAACGTTGAATGCCACCCACAGAGCTGGACTGATCTCCGACAAGGAAAGGGCCAGCACCCTGCAAATGCTCAAAGATCAGATGCAGGGCATTGGTGGCGCTTCTGCTCGGGCGGGCAAGGGTATGTCGAAATTCGGTCTCGTTGCAAATCAGGTCGGCTTTCAAATCCAAGACGTTTTTGTTTCTGGCCCGATGATTGGTTGGTTTCGCGCAATTTCACAGCAGGCTCCTCAAGCCGCAGGCGCTTTCAGTATGCTCGGCGGCAGCATTGGCACAATACTTCCATGGCTTGGGACAGCGGTGGCGGTTGGTGGGGCGCTGGTGCCAATTTTGTTCGATTTGGGGAGCGCATCGCTTTCGCTGGAAGAAAGATCAAAGCTAAATACCCAGGCCCTCGACAACCTCGTAGGGGCGTTGGATGACTACAGCCGGTACGCTGACGGTGCTCGGGCCAGCACTATGGATCTTGTTGAAGAATTCGGGGCTTTTGCACAAGATGTGAAGGAAACCTACGAATACCTCAGCGGGGTTTCTGTCCGGCGTGCTCTGGATGCTCTTCAAACTGACAACTTTGATCTGTTTGTGGACCTTGGCGAGGCCTCGTCTGCTATTTCTGCGATGGAAGATGCGCTTGATGCGCTCGAGCGGAATACCGCGATGAAGGCCACTTCTGAGCAAATTCAGACGTTTCGCGAGAACTTTGAGAACCTGGAAGATGATGCTTATGCCGCGTCACAAGCCGTGGGCTTGCTGCCCGAACAGGTTACACTCATCAAGAAGGGGTTTGACGAGCTTCGGGGTGCCCAGAGTTTGGAGGATATCCAGCGTGAAGCGAAGGATGCCTTGGATGTCATCCGCGAATTCTATCCCGAAGGTCAAAAGCTACCCTCGGCGCTGGCGGATGCGGTTGTGCAACTCGAAGCGATCATCACCTCATCAAGTCGCTCTGTAGCGAATACGGAGGAAGCGACTTCACAGGCATACATCTGGGCCGGTGCGATGGCCGGTGTGAATGCAGAGATCCAAGCCATCATGTCCTCACTATCTGCCATTGGCGGGGGGTTGATTTCAAATGCTGCTAAGCAAGCTGAGGTCGACGCACTTAAAGCGGGCAAGTCTATCCGTGGAGCAGCTATTGAAGCAGAGCGATTTCGGAAAGAGCTGGAATTTGATGCGCGGCGTGAGGGGGCCACATGGCTGGAACGCCAGGCCATTGATGCAGAGCAGTATCAGTTTGAGCATGGCATTGCCCTAGATGCTGTCTTGGACAAAGAGCGCGAGGCCGCACGCAGTCGTGAGCGCAATCTGAAAAAGACCGGGTCTGCAAGCCGCAAAGCCACCAACCAGCTGAAGAAAGAAGCTGATGCGGTACGCGCGTCCCTAGACCCAATGGCGGCATACAACCATGAGCTGGCAGAATTGGCTAAGCTGCAGGGGCTTTTGTCCAAAGATGAAATGGCCAAAGCTGTTGCGAATTTGAATGTTGAGCTGGCGGATTCCCTGCCTTTAGTGGGTGATTTAACGGACACCCTGACCGAGGGGCTGTTCAACGGTTTTGAAGGCACACTCAAAGATATCGGTCAAACCTTCAAAAATTGGTTGATCCAGATGATCAGCACGGCAGCCAAAAATCGGATCATGCTTTCACTTGGCTTCGGCGGCTCGCTTGCTGGAACCGCCGCCTCAGCCGCAGGCGGGCTTGGTGGTGGCAGTGGCATTCTCGGTGGGGGTGGCGGGGGCCTTATCAACATTGGCGCAAATCTGCTCGGGGGCGGTCAGATCGCGCAGGGTATTATGTCTGGACTTGGTGGCGTCTTCACCGGCGGCGGCCTCACGTCCAGTTTCGCCAATCTCGGCGGGCTGGTCAGCGGGGCTTCCAGCGGTCTCGGCGCATTCGGTGCAGCTCTACCCGCTCTCGGCATTATCGCAGGCGGTATCGCCATTCTGTCCAAAGGCCTCTCGCGTGAATATGACGGCCGCGCTGTCCGAGGCTCTCTGGGTCCGGATGGATTTGACGGTTTTGAATTCGACTTCTGGGACGGTGGCTTTCTGAGAGGAGACAAACAGGTCAACCACACCGCGCGGCCTGAGATCCAAAATATGCTGGATGACGGTGCGTTGGCAGTTCGCAGCAGCGTTGAGGAAATGGCGGCAGCGCTAGGGTTGGCCTCGACAGCTATCGATGACTTCACAGCAGATGGTTTCACGATCTGGCTGACCGGCCCGAATGCAGGGAGTGAAGAACAGATCGCGAAGGCCTTCGAGGACCAGCTGACCCGCCTGGGCGACGGCATGGCGGATCTGGTTCTGGAAACAGAGGATTACGCGAAGGCAGGCGAGGGTGCTTATGACACACTGACACGACTTGGCGGTTCACTGATCACGGCCAATGAGGGCTTTGGCCTGCTGAACCAATCACTGTTCGAGGGCAGCCTCAAGGCGGCTGAAAGCGCATCAGCGCTCATGGATGCCTTTGGCGGAGTGGAGCAATTCACTGTCAGTGTCGGCAGCTACTTCGAGCTTATGTTCACAGATGTCGAGCGGCTGGCCAAGCAGCAGCAGTACGCACAGGAAGCGCTGGACGAAGCTGCGGAAAAATTGAACCTGACCCTGCCAACAACCCATGAGGCCTTTCGCAATTTGGTGGCAGGTCTGGACCGCACGACCGAGGAAGGTCGCGAGGCTTACGTGACGCTGATTGGCCTGTCTGATGAATTTTCCGTTGTCCATGGGACTGCGCAACAGGCAGCAGATGCACTCAACGGGGTTGGCGATGCCCTCTCACAGGCAGAGGCCGAGGCGCGCAGGCTCAAAGAGCAGAACATCCGTGATGCGCTGGCAGAGCTGACAGGGGCCATCAAAGAGGCCGTCGATGAAATGCAGGATCGATTGGGCATTATCAGCGACCGGCTTAAGCTTCGTCTCAAGCGCCTGCAAATCTCGGTCGGCGCTGAGCGGGATTCCATTACCGCCAGCCATACCGCCCTGATGGATCAGTTGGAGGGGCGCCTGGGCACATTGGAGGGCGCGGCAGAGAAATCCCGACAACTGTTCGAAACTCTGGATGATGCCATCCGCGACCGCCGCCGCATCGATGTGGAAGGGCGTGAGGTGGAACGCCGCCGCGCACTGATGTATGTGCAAAACGGCGGTTCTGATCCAGAGCGCCTGTCTGATGCGCTTAGCGTGTTGGGCGAAGATAATTCTGCTGATTTCTCCAACTATGCCGACTATCTGGCAGACTACTATCGCACCTCAAACATTGTATCGGAGCGCGGTGACGCAGCGCAGACCGAAATGACAGCTGCTGACATGGCAGTCAGCGCGCTGGAACAACAGATCACGCTCGCCCAATCGCAGCATGAGGCGGAAATGCAGCGCCTTGACCAAATCCTGGCAGAAGGGCAGCGCACTTATGAACTGGCAATGGGCGAATACATTGCAGCCATCAATGTCGAAAATGCGGTCACGCAGCTCAATCACACCGCGGAGCGATACACGCTCGTGTCTGAGCGGATCGAAACGCGCATGGAAGAGCTGGAAACCATTCGTCTCAATATGGAGCAGATGGTCGCGGCGACCTTGGATCCATCCGCTGGTCTGCCCAGCATCAGCGAAGGTGTTTTTAACGTCGTCGGCGCCGTGAATGCGCTGGGTGGATCCATTGGACAGATGGCAGCTGGTGTGGCCGCGGTTGCCAGCGCGCAAAAGGAGGCCAATCGCATCGCGCAAATCAAGGCGTTGGAGCGCACTCAGATTGTCAACAGTCGCCCGGGTGCAGCACGCGCGGCCGGAGAAAACGGCACAATTGGTGGCGCCCTTGAGGCCGTTGGCGAGATCCGGGCCATGCGTGAAGAGATGGCTGGCTATCTCGGACCAATTTCCAAGGCGACTGGCGCAACTGAACGTTCGCTGAAGCGTGTTGAGCGGGATGGCCTGGCCACCAAGGGGGCAGCATGA
- a CDS encoding DUF1353 domain-containing protein: MAGQPPDWCARSGTGYRTTKAIKWEIGTKGSGLFLYVPEGFPFDVSIPRWAGWIFDRHNPRYLKAAALHDYAIHVLGWGRVSAAAPFSEALRADGVGRIRRLAMVLAVTIHKWS, encoded by the coding sequence ATGGCTGGCCAACCGCCTGATTGGTGCGCCCGCAGCGGGACGGGCTATCGCACCACCAAAGCAATCAAATGGGAGATCGGAACCAAGGGGTCCGGTCTCTTTTTGTACGTGCCGGAGGGGTTCCCCTTCGATGTCTCAATTCCCCGCTGGGCCGGGTGGATCTTTGACCGGCACAACCCGCGATACCTGAAAGCCGCAGCGCTGCATGACTACGCCATTCACGTCCTTGGCTGGGGCCGGGTCAGCGCGGCCGCACCGTTTTCCGAAGCCCTCCGCGCCGATGGCGTGGGGCGCATCCGCAGGCTGGCAATGGTGCTGGCCGTCACCATCCACAAATGGAGCTGA
- a CDS encoding NlpC/P60 family protein, with the protein MNAETLWLQERLSQLGFDPGPIDGLRGPRTDAAVVAFKRSVGLRARPYVGPLTRAALMPAVQERSELPWMAEAAKMRGLHEQRNTAALRRWFDASVSWIDPRDIPWCGAFVATCHRAVDPDIDLPGNPLGARNWHPWGDKCDPVFGATLVFWRISPNHWAGHVGFYHGEDDTHYHVLGGNQANAVTVTRIAKSRLLSARWPIGVPVTGRRILLTPGGTPISTNEA; encoded by the coding sequence ATGAACGCGGAGACACTCTGGCTGCAGGAGCGGCTTTCTCAGCTGGGATTCGACCCCGGCCCGATTGATGGCCTGCGCGGTCCCCGCACAGACGCTGCGGTTGTCGCGTTCAAGCGGTCGGTTGGCCTGCGCGCGCGGCCCTATGTTGGCCCGCTGACCCGCGCGGCGCTGATGCCTGCGGTGCAAGAGCGGTCAGAACTGCCTTGGATGGCCGAAGCGGCCAAGATGCGCGGCCTGCATGAACAGCGCAACACCGCAGCCCTGCGGCGCTGGTTTGACGCCTCTGTGTCGTGGATCGACCCGCGCGACATCCCTTGGTGTGGTGCATTCGTTGCAACCTGTCACCGGGCGGTGGATCCAGACATTGATCTGCCTGGGAACCCGTTGGGTGCCCGCAACTGGCACCCTTGGGGCGATAAGTGCGATCCCGTCTTCGGGGCTACCTTGGTATTCTGGCGGATCAGTCCGAACCATTGGGCCGGTCACGTCGGGTTCTATCACGGCGAAGACGACACGCATTATCACGTTCTCGGCGGCAATCAGGCGAATGCTGTCACCGTCACCCGGATCGCCAAATCCCGCCTGCTGTCGGCGCGCTGGCCGATTGGCGTCCCGGTCACTGGTCGTCGCATTCTTCTGACCCCCGGCGGCACTCCAATTTCCACAAATGAGGCATGA
- a CDS encoding restriction endonuclease encodes MYLCDKTIYMCSEAKRSRTLISSRQFEQRVARIYQLLEAKAKSVTWDKHIPDPDAPTQQRQIDIEIRRPDALVHVECRHRRQPQDVMWVEELIGRRVSLGADLMIAVSSSGYTNTAKIKAEKHGILLRELEQVSEQEVLTWGVRCELLFRFARFSKLRFNVGLMVETRPLISETEILNQLAQNGTIENALRYIANTRHDEIAQKGECEFYVSLAAPPPIFTSTGESYAIGLFDITGLIQQIDIPHSPTGYCEFRGALERPNNPNADLTIFDQVGGEIISHEDKFHWHIDLNSIRAEPNSFFSGSITAKLNQPMVLQSLSLHGTISGEGKLTDVVVSIGTAQIAV; translated from the coding sequence ATGTATCTGTGCGACAAAACCATATATATGTGTTCTGAGGCGAAGAGGAGCCGAACTTTGATTTCATCGCGACAGTTCGAGCAGCGCGTGGCACGCATTTATCAACTACTAGAGGCGAAAGCCAAATCCGTCACTTGGGACAAACACATCCCTGACCCGGACGCACCAACTCAACAGCGTCAAATTGACATCGAAATTCGACGGCCAGACGCTCTGGTCCATGTCGAGTGCAGGCATCGGAGACAGCCCCAGGATGTAATGTGGGTGGAGGAGCTGATTGGAAGGCGAGTGAGTCTTGGAGCCGACTTGATGATTGCCGTCTCTTCAAGTGGATACACAAATACGGCGAAGATTAAAGCCGAAAAGCATGGCATTTTACTTAGGGAACTTGAACAGGTTTCGGAGCAAGAGGTTCTGACTTGGGGCGTTCGATGTGAATTGCTCTTCCGGTTTGCTCGATTTTCAAAGTTAAGATTCAACGTCGGGCTGATGGTTGAAACCCGCCCCTTGATAAGTGAAACAGAAATCCTCAATCAGCTTGCGCAAAACGGCACTATAGAAAATGCCCTTCGCTATATTGCGAACACGAGACACGACGAAATCGCACAGAAAGGCGAGTGCGAGTTTTACGTCAGCCTAGCGGCCCCACCTCCCATTTTTACTTCGACTGGCGAGAGCTACGCTATTGGCCTATTCGATATCACCGGGCTAATTCAGCAAATCGACATTCCACATTCACCAACAGGATATTGCGAATTTCGTGGTGCTCTTGAACGGCCCAACAATCCCAATGCCGATTTGACTATCTTTGATCAGGTTGGTGGCGAGATTATAAGCCACGAAGACAAATTCCACTGGCATATAGATCTGAATAGTATCAGAGCGGAACCAAACAGCTTCTTCTCCGGTAGTATCACGGCAAAGCTCAATCAGCCGATGGTGCTGCAAAGCTTGAGTTTGCACGGAACCATCTCAGGGGAGGGAAAACTCACTGACGTCGTTGTGTCTATTGGCACAGCACAAATCGCGGTCTGA
- a CDS encoding SOS response-associated peptidase codes for MCGRLGRPDLTWRQLYEMERRFVGPPIPVRDPNAVELSASWNVKPTQLVDIAYLNADKLFSTTARWWFVPSWHRGDVKAWKRTTFNAKIETAANLPSFRNAWKSQRCIIPAAGYYEWTGPKGNKQPWWITTDSNAPALFFAGLYSRLSDDLHTCTILTRSALPQISEIHARSPVILADDQIISWLSGDLESSEEQDLGTSWNGRMRAQKVAPFGRDDDGPDLIEPFGTLF; via the coding sequence ATGTGCGGGAGATTGGGCAGGCCAGATCTTACGTGGAGACAGCTATACGAGATGGAGCGCCGTTTCGTCGGCCCACCTATACCAGTGCGCGATCCTAATGCTGTTGAGCTATCTGCGAGCTGGAATGTAAAGCCCACCCAACTGGTGGACATCGCCTATCTGAATGCCGACAAGCTGTTCAGCACGACAGCCCGCTGGTGGTTCGTGCCAAGCTGGCATCGCGGCGATGTAAAGGCCTGGAAACGCACCACCTTCAACGCGAAGATTGAGACCGCTGCCAACCTGCCAAGTTTTCGCAATGCATGGAAGTCACAACGATGCATCATCCCGGCAGCTGGTTACTACGAATGGACAGGACCGAAGGGCAACAAACAACCCTGGTGGATCACCACCGATAGCAACGCCCCCGCCCTGTTCTTTGCTGGGCTCTATTCACGCCTAAGCGATGATCTGCACACATGCACTATTTTGACGCGATCAGCATTGCCGCAGATCAGTGAGATACACGCACGCTCTCCGGTGATCCTTGCGGATGATCAGATCATATCTTGGCTCTCAGGAGACCTAGAGAGCAGCGAAGAACAAGACCTAGGGACCTCTTGGAACGGACGCATGAGGGCGCAGAAGGTTGCCCCCTTTGGACGCGACGACGATGGGCCGGATCTGATCGAGCCATTCGGAACGCTGTTCTAG
- a CDS encoding YcbK family protein yields MANTEKSGFSRRALLGAFAATTLVAAPTFSNAAGFLRGAGDIRRIRMFSGRTGERIDMVYWIDGKYIKDAVKEVNHFMRDWRNDQVKDIDLRTIDIMAASHNLLDVNEPYMMLSGYRSPKTNAMLRSRSRGVAKNSLHMRGQAADLRLSSRSVTQMANAAKACRAGGVGKYRGSNFVHMDCGVVRSWNG; encoded by the coding sequence ATGGCTAATACTGAAAAATCGGGTTTCTCCCGTCGTGCCCTACTGGGTGCGTTTGCGGCAACAACTTTGGTCGCCGCTCCGACCTTCTCCAATGCAGCGGGATTCTTGCGCGGCGCGGGTGACATTCGGCGGATCCGAATGTTCTCAGGCCGCACCGGTGAGCGGATCGATATGGTGTATTGGATCGACGGCAAATACATCAAGGATGCGGTGAAAGAAGTGAACCACTTCATGCGCGATTGGCGCAATGATCAGGTCAAGGATATTGATCTGCGCACCATTGATATTATGGCTGCATCGCACAACCTCCTTGATGTGAACGAACCCTATATGATGCTGTCGGGCTATCGCAGTCCGAAAACCAACGCCATGTTGCGCAGCCGGTCACGTGGGGTTGCGAAGAATTCCCTTCACATGCGTGGTCAGGCAGCAGATCTGCGCCTATCCTCTCGCTCGGTGACGCAGATGGCCAACGCAGCAAAAGCGTGCCGTGCGGGTGGCGTCGGTAAATACCGTGGGTCGAACTTTGTCCACATGGACTGTGGTGTCGTTCGCAGCTGGAACGGCTGA
- a CDS encoding L,D-transpeptidase family protein, producing the protein MSPVIVTRAISTVGPTLKAGLFALALGGFVFGAPDGATAQVTAFKQAVAEAASASDPVAQFYRETGYTAIWTGSDDAARARRAALFRALGEAPMHGLPDRTSEINALMDVLRTVQTTRDLGRAEVAMSRALVGYASDLQTGLLQPRQIDDGIVRKKHQPDFAAYLAGIRDQAPVAYLRSLAPQSAQYQALLREKMRLEGLQRAGGWGPRVAAKKLESGDQGPAVIALRNRLIAMGYLPRSAARSYDGALERAVQAFQSDHGLTADGVAGGGTLAEINKPVSARLKSVLVAMERERWLTPERGTRHVLVNQTDFTAKIIDNGEVTFVTRSVIGKDNADRRSPEFSDEMEHMVINPSWYVPRSIVTKEYLPKLRNNPNAVGHIEITDSRGRKVNRATADFSKYTARTFPFAMRQPPSRKNALGLVKFMFPNKYNIYLHDTPQKSLFQREVRAFSHGCIRLAQPFEFAYALLARQTENPKDFFHRILNSGKETKVVLDQKVPVHIIYRTAFVTPKGQPEYRRDIYGRDAKVWAALERAGVVLPGVQG; encoded by the coding sequence ATGTCGCCTGTCATTGTGACCCGTGCCATTTCGACTGTTGGCCCGACGCTGAAGGCGGGGCTGTTTGCGCTTGCGCTTGGCGGCTTTGTATTCGGTGCACCGGATGGTGCAACCGCACAGGTGACCGCATTTAAGCAAGCGGTTGCGGAGGCGGCCTCGGCGAGCGATCCGGTGGCACAGTTCTACCGCGAGACGGGGTACACCGCGATCTGGACCGGGAGTGATGATGCCGCCCGTGCCCGTCGCGCCGCACTGTTCCGCGCTCTGGGAGAGGCGCCGATGCACGGGCTTCCGGATCGGACATCGGAAATCAACGCATTGATGGACGTCCTGCGCACAGTCCAGACCACCCGTGATCTGGGTCGGGCGGAGGTGGCGATGAGCCGCGCGTTGGTCGGTTATGCCAGTGACTTGCAAACCGGGCTCCTACAGCCGCGCCAAATTGATGATGGTATCGTCCGCAAGAAGCATCAGCCTGATTTTGCCGCCTATCTCGCTGGCATCCGCGATCAAGCACCGGTTGCCTATCTGCGCAGCCTCGCTCCGCAGAGCGCCCAATATCAGGCGTTGCTGCGTGAAAAGATGCGGCTGGAAGGGCTGCAACGGGCGGGTGGCTGGGGCCCACGGGTCGCTGCCAAGAAACTGGAAAGCGGAGATCAGGGGCCCGCGGTCATCGCGCTGCGCAATCGCCTTATCGCCATGGGCTATCTGCCGCGCAGTGCGGCGCGCAGTTACGACGGCGCGCTGGAACGCGCGGTTCAGGCGTTTCAATCCGATCACGGTCTGACCGCTGATGGGGTTGCCGGTGGCGGCACTCTGGCCGAAATCAACAAACCGGTGTCGGCGCGGCTGAAGTCTGTGCTGGTCGCCATGGAGCGTGAACGCTGGCTGACGCCGGAGCGCGGAACCCGCCATGTTCTGGTAAACCAGACCGACTTCACCGCCAAGATTATCGACAATGGCGAAGTGACCTTTGTGACGCGCTCCGTCATTGGCAAAGACAATGCCGATCGACGCTCGCCGGAGTTCTCCGACGAGATGGAGCATATGGTCATCAACCCCAGCTGGTACGTCCCACGCTCCATCGTGACGAAGGAATACCTGCCCAAGCTGCGCAACAACCCAAATGCGGTCGGCCACATCGAGATCACCGACAGCCGCGGTCGCAAAGTGAATCGCGCCACCGCTGATTTTTCAAAATATACCGCGCGAACCTTCCCTTTTGCGATGCGCCAGCCTCCGAGCCGCAAAAACGCGCTAGGGCTGGTGAAATTCATGTTCCCGAACAAATATAACATCTATCTGCATGACACCCCGCAAAAGAGCCTGTTCCAACGGGAGGTCCGCGCCTTCTCGCATGGCTGTATCCGCCTCGCACAACCCTTTGAATTTGCGTATGCTTTGCTGGCGCGCCAGACCGAGAACCCCAAGGATTTCTTTCACCGCATCCTAAACAGCGGCAAGGAAACCAAGGTCGTTCTCGACCAAAAGGTGCCGGTTCACATCATTTACCGGACGGCGTTTGTGACCCCCAAAGGTCAGCCTGAGTATCGTCGTGACATTTACGGCCGTGACGCCAAGGTATGGGCCGCGCTGGAACGGGCAGGGGTGGTGTTGCCGGGCGTACAAGGGTAA
- the lpxD gene encoding UDP-3-O-(3-hydroxymyristoyl)glucosamine N-acyltransferase — translation MFTVREIAASLQAEAEGDLDLVVQRAAEPQDAGPDDLAMAMAPKYAESLDEGSARAALVWEGADWQAMGLQAAIFAPRPRLAMGGITRLLDPGQGFGTGIHPSAVIDPDADLGEGVSVGPLAVIAAGARIGAGSVIGPQCYIGTDVTIGTDARLREAVSIGARAIIGDRFRAQPGARVGGDGFSYVTPEVSGVETARKTMGDQGESKAQSWLRIHSLGAVEIGDDVELGTNCTIDNGTIRSTVIGSGSKLDNLVHIGHNTRVGKDCLLCGQTGISGSVDIGNNVVLGGQTGVADNLFIGNGAIAGGGTKILSNVPAGRVVMGYPAVKMETHTEMYKGQRRLGRLMRDIEALKKAVFK, via the coding sequence ATGTTTACAGTCCGCGAAATCGCCGCCTCACTCCAGGCAGAGGCCGAGGGAGATCTGGATCTGGTGGTGCAGCGGGCCGCTGAACCTCAGGATGCCGGGCCCGATGATCTCGCCATGGCGATGGCTCCCAAATATGCTGAGAGCCTAGACGAGGGCAGCGCCCGTGCGGCGTTGGTCTGGGAAGGCGCCGACTGGCAAGCCATGGGCCTTCAGGCAGCCATCTTTGCACCGCGCCCCCGCCTGGCCATGGGCGGCATTACCCGGCTTCTGGATCCCGGACAGGGCTTTGGCACGGGTATCCATCCCAGCGCGGTCATCGATCCTGATGCTGATCTGGGCGAGGGCGTTTCGGTTGGCCCGCTGGCGGTGATCGCTGCAGGCGCGCGCATTGGCGCAGGATCTGTCATTGGCCCGCAATGCTATATCGGTACAGATGTCACTATTGGCACTGACGCCCGCCTGCGCGAGGCCGTGAGCATTGGGGCCCGCGCCATCATCGGCGACCGGTTCCGCGCACAACCCGGCGCACGGGTTGGCGGCGACGGGTTTTCTTATGTCACCCCGGAGGTGTCGGGCGTGGAAACCGCCCGCAAAACAATGGGCGATCAGGGCGAAAGCAAAGCGCAAAGCTGGCTGCGTATTCACTCCCTTGGAGCCGTAGAAATTGGTGATGACGTGGAACTTGGCACCAATTGCACCATCGACAACGGCACTATCCGCAGCACCGTGATCGGCAGCGGCAGCAAACTGGATAACCTCGTTCATATCGGCCACAACACCCGTGTCGGCAAGGATTGTCTGTTGTGTGGGCAGACCGGAATTTCCGGCTCCGTCGATATCGGCAACAATGTGGTTCTCGGCGGTCAGACCGGGGTGGCGGACAACCTCTTTATCGGCAACGGAGCGATTGCCGGCGGCGGCACCAAGATCCTGTCCAATGTTCCCGCAGGCCGCGTGGTGATGGGATATCCGGCTGTCAAAATGGAGACACATACCGAGATGTATAAGGGGCAGCGGCGCCTTGGTCGTCTGATGCGCGACATCGAAGCGTTGAAGAAGGCAGTTTTCAAATAA
- a CDS encoding acyl carrier protein, which yields MSTQDKVIAIIAEQAVLEPSDVTLDSTLEDLGIDSLGLVESIFAIEEEFDITIPFNANEPEKSDFDISNVAAIIAGIDTLISEK from the coding sequence ATGAGCACGCAGGACAAGGTCATCGCCATCATTGCCGAACAGGCTGTGCTGGAACCATCGGATGTGACACTCGATAGCACACTGGAGGATCTGGGGATCGACAGCCTCGGCCTCGTTGAGAGCATCTTCGCCATTGAAGAAGAGTTTGATATCACCATTCCCTTCAATGCCAATGAACCGGAGAAAAGCGATTTCGACATCTCCAACGTGGCGGCGATCATCGCGGGTATCGACACGCTGATTTCAGAAAAATGA